Proteins from a single region of Pseudomonas ekonensis:
- a CDS encoding type III secretion system chaperone encodes MANSTPAIQRFIAHLADRLGTPLTWQNGVCALYDSEQAQAAVIEWPEHSENVIIHCRLGALRPGPDNLQRLLAMNFDIAGLRGCWLALDKGDVRLCTQRELARLDEDSFSDVVGGFVAQVRETRSGLGRALH; translated from the coding sequence ATGGCGAACTCCACACCGGCCATCCAGCGTTTCATCGCCCATCTGGCCGATCGCTTGGGCACACCCCTGACCTGGCAGAACGGCGTCTGCGCGCTGTACGACAGCGAACAGGCCCAGGCCGCCGTCATCGAATGGCCCGAACACAGCGAAAACGTGATCATCCACTGCCGGCTCGGCGCCTTGCGGCCAGGCCCGGACAACTTGCAGCGCCTGTTGGCCATGAACTTCGACATCGCGGGCCTGCGCGGTTGCTGGCTGGCCCTGGACAAGGGCGACGTGCGGCTGTGCACCCAGCGCGAACTGGCCCGGCTGGACGAGGACAGCTTCAGCGACGTGGTCGGCGGCTTCGTCGCCCAGGTGCGCGAGACCCGCTCGGGATTGGGCCGGGCCCTGCACTGA
- a CDS encoding negative regulator of hrp expression HrpV → MTETIFQSTDQQDFLQRIAQKRASVWQWAPGVEFVCRQESLGWGLSLNIQRQAQRPDLFSETLKRRFDNVESYEGYYICLDSQHTFVVWHELHNDDQGEQLQALLGQLLSLAGLKH, encoded by the coding sequence ATGACTGAAACGATTTTTCAAAGCACCGATCAGCAGGACTTCCTCCAGCGCATCGCCCAGAAGCGGGCAAGCGTCTGGCAGTGGGCTCCCGGCGTCGAGTTCGTCTGCCGCCAGGAGAGCCTGGGCTGGGGACTTTCCCTGAACATCCAGCGCCAGGCCCAGCGCCCGGACCTGTTTTCCGAGACCCTCAAGCGGCGCTTCGACAATGTCGAATCCTATGAGGGTTACTACATATGTCTCGATAGCCAGCACACTTTCGTGGTCTGGCATGAACTGCACAACGATGATCAGGGCGAACAACTACAGGCCTTGCTCGGACAACTCCTTTCGTTGGCCGGATTGAAGCACTGA
- the sctC gene encoding type III secretion system outer membrane ring subunit SctC yields the protein MFKRLCALTLLLAASSPALAVVPDDWRQSAYAYEASRTPLETVLKDFANAYGVGLSLSGVSGMVDAKLRAATAEEFLDRLALEHQFQWFVYNGKLYVSPQSAQVSQRLEVSADAAPDLKQALTDIGLLDKRFGWGELPDEGVVLVSGPARYIELIRGFSKEKAKPDEKQQVMMFPLRYAAVADRQVNYRDQSLRIPGVASILEDMLDSQRPTQPSPQDPKANIDALQGMADMARGKILNLASERTAGRTGHRPQTAAGQRRVAADVRNNAVLIYDNPDKRATYQQLIEQLDLPGNLVEIDAIILDIDRSQLANLESRWSAKAGKVGFGSSLLNSGSSTLFISDFERFFAEIQALEGQGMASMIARPSVLTLENQPAVIDFSRTQFITATGERVATIQPVTAGTSLQVVPRTIGGGPNNRFQLIVDIEDGQLEQQRDQQTPTVKRGTVSTQAVISENRSLVIGGFHVDEQGDQSDRVPVLGKLPWVGPMFSSTRRELSRRERLFILTPRLIGDQVDPARYVASENRAQLGQALASGRQPGGPAVLRATIGNTFAELVRGRIPGDIKRTSSGVALGDLCKVDGPFALDRGRMQWFSATNYSVAVGVVKNVGVKPQRFNPEACSGGATLAVTAAPRFLLQPGESTEVFVALRPAATASPAAAPARVSMLPPLSRGL from the coding sequence TCTGGCCGTGGTGCCCGACGACTGGCGGCAATCGGCCTACGCCTACGAGGCTTCGCGCACGCCGCTGGAGACCGTGCTCAAGGATTTCGCCAACGCCTATGGCGTGGGCCTGAGCCTGAGCGGCGTCAGCGGCATGGTGGACGCCAAGCTACGGGCGGCGACGGCCGAGGAATTCCTCGACCGCCTGGCCCTGGAGCATCAGTTCCAGTGGTTCGTCTACAACGGCAAGCTGTATGTCAGCCCGCAGTCGGCCCAGGTCTCGCAGCGGCTGGAGGTGTCCGCCGACGCCGCGCCGGACCTCAAGCAGGCGCTGACCGACATCGGCCTGCTGGACAAGCGTTTCGGCTGGGGCGAGTTGCCCGATGAAGGCGTGGTGCTGGTCAGCGGTCCGGCGCGCTACATCGAGCTGATCCGCGGGTTCAGCAAGGAGAAGGCCAAGCCCGACGAAAAGCAGCAGGTGATGATGTTCCCCCTGCGCTACGCGGCGGTGGCCGACCGTCAGGTCAATTACCGCGACCAGAGCCTGCGCATCCCCGGCGTGGCCAGCATCCTGGAGGACATGCTCGACAGCCAGCGCCCGACGCAGCCGTCGCCCCAGGACCCCAAGGCCAACATCGACGCCCTGCAAGGCATGGCGGACATGGCCCGGGGCAAGATCCTCAACCTGGCCAGCGAACGCACCGCCGGGCGCACCGGCCACCGGCCCCAGACCGCCGCCGGCCAGCGCCGGGTGGCGGCGGACGTGCGCAACAACGCGGTGCTGATCTACGACAATCCGGACAAGCGCGCCACCTACCAGCAACTGATCGAGCAGTTGGACCTGCCGGGCAACCTGGTGGAGATCGACGCGATCATCCTCGACATCGACCGCAGCCAACTGGCCAACCTGGAGTCGCGCTGGTCGGCCAAGGCGGGCAAGGTCGGCTTCGGCAGTTCGTTGCTCAACAGCGGTTCCTCGACGCTGTTCATCAGCGACTTCGAGCGCTTCTTCGCCGAGATCCAGGCGCTGGAGGGGCAGGGCATGGCCTCGATGATCGCCCGGCCCTCGGTGCTGACCCTGGAGAACCAGCCGGCGGTGATCGACTTCAGCCGCACCCAGTTCATCACCGCCACGGGCGAGCGGGTGGCGACGATCCAGCCGGTCACCGCCGGCACCAGCCTGCAAGTGGTGCCGCGCACCATCGGGGGCGGGCCGAACAACCGCTTCCAGCTGATCGTCGACATCGAGGACGGCCAGTTGGAGCAGCAGCGTGACCAGCAGACGCCGACGGTCAAGCGCGGCACGGTCAGCACCCAGGCGGTGATCAGCGAAAACCGTTCGTTGGTGATCGGCGGTTTCCACGTGGACGAGCAGGGCGACCAGAGCGACCGGGTGCCGGTGCTGGGCAAGCTGCCGTGGGTCGGGCCGATGTTTTCCTCGACCCGTCGCGAACTGTCGCGCCGCGAGCGCCTGTTTATCCTGACCCCGCGCCTGATCGGCGATCAGGTCGACCCGGCCCGTTACGTGGCCAGCGAAAACCGTGCGCAACTGGGCCAGGCCCTGGCGTCCGGCCGCCAACCGGGGGGACCTGCGGTGTTGCGGGCGACGATCGGCAATACGTTCGCCGAGCTGGTGCGCGGGCGGATCCCCGGTGATATCAAACGAACATCATCTGGTGTGGCCTTGGGCGACCTGTGTAAAGTGGACGGCCCGTTCGCGCTGGATCGCGGGCGGATGCAGTGGTTCAGCGCAACGAACTACTCGGTGGCGGTCGGCGTGGTCAAGAACGTCGGTGTCAAACCGCAGCGTTTCAACCCCGAGGCCTGTTCCGGCGGTGCGACCCTGGCAGTGACGGCCGCCCCGCGGTTCCTGTTGCAACCTGGTGAATCAACGGAGGTGTTCGTGGCCTTGCGGCCCGCAGCGACAGCGTCGCCTGCGGCGGCACCGGCACGGGTATCGATGTTGCCCCCGCTTTCGCGCGGGTTATAA